One Oscillospiraceae bacterium DNA segment encodes these proteins:
- the murB gene encoding UDP-N-acetylmuramate dehydrogenase, whose product MKTIFERLQEICSCVLEQEPMAKHTTFKIGGPCDYMVLPKSVEEVKSILSFAKEENIRVTVLGNGSNVLVADEGIEGIVLKTTEMKTITCNGEEITAQAGARLSTLCEVAKEHSLGGLAELSGIPGTVGGGVYMNAGAYGGEIKDTLVSSLYLNEHLELQTLSAEEHELSYRHSIFHKQPQWIVLESTFKLTPANRDELHETTVELLKKRNEKQPLEYPNAGSTFKRPEGYFAGKLIQDSDLRGFSVGGAQVSEKHCGFVINRGNATAKDVCDLIKAVRERVLKEFGVTMEAEVRYLKRGCPEAKL is encoded by the coding sequence ATGAAAACAATCTTTGAACGATTACAAGAGATCTGTTCCTGTGTGTTGGAACAGGAACCTATGGCAAAGCATACCACCTTTAAAATCGGCGGTCCCTGCGATTATATGGTGCTTCCCAAAAGCGTGGAGGAAGTGAAGAGTATCTTATCATTTGCCAAAGAAGAAAATATCCGTGTTACCGTGTTGGGAAACGGCTCCAATGTGTTGGTGGCAGATGAGGGGATTGAAGGTATCGTTTTGAAAACCACAGAAATGAAAACGATTACCTGCAACGGGGAAGAAATCACCGCTCAGGCAGGCGCAAGACTTTCCACCCTTTGCGAAGTTGCCAAGGAGCATAGCTTAGGCGGACTGGCGGAACTTTCCGGGATTCCCGGCACCGTGGGTGGCGGCGTGTATATGAATGCCGGTGCTTACGGCGGCGAAATCAAAGATACCCTGGTAAGCTCCTTGTATCTTAATGAACATCTTGAACTGCAAACTCTTTCCGCCGAAGAACACGAATTGTCTTACCGACACAGTATTTTCCACAAACAGCCGCAGTGGATTGTTTTGGAAAGCACTTTCAAACTGACTCCTGCCAACCGTGATGAGCTTCACGAAACAACCGTGGAGTTATTAAAAAAACGAAATGAAAAACAGCCCTTGGAATATCCTAATGCAGGTAGCACCTTCAAACGTCCCGAAGGTTATTTTGCCGGGAAACTGATTCAGGATTCCGATCTTCGCGGATTTTCGGTGGGAGGAGCTCAGGTTTCCGAAAAGCATTGCGGTTTTGTAATCAACCGGGGCAATGCCACGGCAAAAGACGTTTGTGATTTAATCAAAGCTGTACGGGAGCGGGTACTAAAAGAATTCGGCGTGACGATGGAAGCCGAAGTGCGTTACTTAAAGAGAGGCTGCCCCGAAGCCAAATTGTAA
- a CDS encoding ROK family glucokinase — protein MKYYLGVDLGGTNIKAGITDETGNILLKTSVRTDSAGDAQKIADQMVGLCRELVEKAKVSMDDVEAVGVGIPGTVNAENGTVIYCNNLDMDGAPIGAMMQEQLQKPVYLANDASCAALGEFVCGSGKEHNSIILVTLGTGVGGGIILDGKLWEGLEGAGAEIGHMVVHIGGAECTCGRKGCFEAYSSATALVNQTKAAMEKHPESILHAVVAKTGRVSAKTAFDAMRKGDQVAKEVVDNYLHYLSEGVANLINIFAPEAIILGGGVCNEGDALLVPLKEQVIAKCYGGDLIHHADISIASLGNDAGLIGAAMLFHA, from the coding sequence ATGAAGTATTATTTAGGCGTGGATTTAGGCGGTACCAATATTAAAGCAGGAATTACCGACGAAACAGGGAATATTCTTTTAAAAACTTCTGTCAGAACCGATTCCGCAGGAGATGCCCAAAAAATAGCAGACCAGATGGTTGGTCTTTGCCGTGAACTGGTCGAAAAAGCCAAGGTATCCATGGATGACGTGGAAGCGGTAGGCGTGGGAATCCCCGGTACCGTGAATGCGGAAAACGGAACAGTAATTTACTGTAACAATTTAGATATGGACGGTGCTCCCATTGGTGCCATGATGCAGGAGCAACTGCAAAAACCCGTTTATCTTGCCAATGATGCCAGCTGTGCGGCATTAGGTGAATTTGTTTGCGGCAGCGGTAAGGAGCATAATTCCATTATTTTAGTCACCTTAGGCACAGGTGTTGGCGGTGGCATTATCTTAGATGGAAAGCTCTGGGAAGGGCTGGAAGGTGCAGGTGCCGAAATCGGCCATATGGTGGTGCATATCGGCGGTGCGGAATGTACCTGCGGAAGAAAAGGTTGTTTTGAAGCCTATTCTTCTGCCACCGCATTAGTGAATCAGACCAAGGCGGCAATGGAAAAACATCCCGAAAGTATCTTGCATGCCGTTGTGGCAAAAACCGGAAGAGTCAGCGCCAAAACTGCTTTTGATGCCATGAGAAAAGGCGATCAGGTTGCGAAAGAAGTTGTGGATAATTATTTGCATTATTTATCCGAAGGGGTTGCCAATTTAATCAATATTTTTGCGCCGGAAGCCATTATTTTAGGCGGCGGTGTGTGTAACGAAGGGGATGCATTGCTGGTTCCCTTAAAAGAACAGGTTATTGCAAAATGTTATGGTGGCGATTTGATTCACCATGCGGACATTTCTATTGCATCTTTGGGAAATGATGCGGGATTAATTGGTGCGGCAATGCTCTTTCATGCATAA
- the whiA gene encoding DNA-binding protein WhiA, giving the protein MSFTGEIKRELSGAMPKRSCCEMAALATLYAMLSEEKRSEIHLKTENITIARRIIILSRKLLGLELKPDIRSASSKSRKQIHLVVSGKENIEILKKELHMISEKANIFSSRIDPSFSVSDCCKRTVLQTAFLASGFINSPKKSYHLEIVTHKKRVFTDILNIFEEVGIEAKSITRQNKYVIYLKNNELICDFLGMIGVKRGLFLYHEIKMEKELKNGINRQMNCESANENKTINTALIQTQAIQKIMQSSVADTLSEPLKETMKLRLAYPTMSLSELCQVSETKITKSGLNHRFNKLIQIAETL; this is encoded by the coding sequence ATGTCCTTTACAGGAGAAATCAAACGGGAACTAAGCGGCGCTATGCCAAAACGTTCCTGTTGTGAAATGGCGGCATTAGCCACCTTATATGCAATGCTCAGCGAAGAAAAGCGGAGCGAAATTCATTTAAAAACCGAAAATATCACCATTGCAAGACGTATTATTATCTTATCCCGAAAGCTTCTGGGATTGGAATTGAAGCCCGATATCCGTTCTGCAAGCTCCAAAAGCAGAAAACAGATTCATCTGGTGGTGTCGGGAAAAGAAAATATTGAAATCCTGAAAAAGGAGCTTCATATGATTTCCGAAAAGGCAAATATCTTTTCTTCCAGAATCGATCCCTCCTTTTCGGTGTCGGACTGTTGCAAACGGACGGTTCTGCAAACTGCCTTTTTGGCATCCGGATTTATAAACAGCCCGAAAAAATCTTATCATTTGGAAATTGTAACCCATAAAAAACGGGTATTTACCGATATTTTAAACATTTTTGAAGAAGTTGGTATTGAAGCCAAAAGCATCACCCGCCAGAATAAATATGTCATTTATTTAAAAAACAATGAACTCATCTGTGATTTTCTGGGAATGATCGGCGTGAAACGGGGCCTGTTCCTCTATCACGAAATCAAAATGGAAAAGGAACTAAAAAACGGCATCAACCGTCAGATGAACTGCGAAAGTGCCAACGAGAACAAAACCATCAATACTGCACTCATTCAGACCCAAGCCATTCAGAAAATTATGCAAAGCTCGGTGGCAGATACCTTGTCGGAGCCTTTAAAAGAAACGATGAAGCTCCGCCTTGCTTACCCCACGATGTCCCTGTCTGAATTATGCCAAGTATCCGAAACCAAAATCACAAAATCGGGGTTGAATCATCGGTTCAATAAACTCATTCAGATTGCAGAAACCTTGTAA